The following proteins are co-located in the Urocitellus parryii isolate mUroPar1 chromosome 15, mUroPar1.hap1, whole genome shotgun sequence genome:
- the Tmem231 gene encoding transmembrane protein 231, producing MALYELFSHPAERGYRAGLCSKAALFLLLAAALTYIPPLLVAYRSHGFWLKRSSYEEQPTVRFQHQVLLVALLGPEHGGFLAWSTFPAFNRLQGDHLRVPLVSSREEDRNQDGKMDMLHFKLELPLQPTEHVLGVQLILTFSYQLHRMSTFVMQSMAFLQSSFAVPGSQLYVNGDLRLQQKQPLGYRGLDVRYNVSVINGTSPFAYDYDLTHIVAAYQERNVTTVLNDANPIWLVGRAAEAPFVINAVIRYPVEVISYQPGFWEMVKFAWVQYVSILLIFLWVFKRIKIFVFQNQVVTTIPVRAMPPGEVYKEHLS from the exons ATGGCTCTGTACGAGCTCTTCTCTCACCCCGCCGAGCGCGGCTACCGCGCGGGGCTCTGCTCCAAAGCCGCGTTGTTCCTGCTGCTGGCCGCCGCCCTCACCTACATCCCGCCGCTGCTGGTGGCCTACCGGAGCCACG GGTTTTGGCTGAAGCGGAGCAGCTACGAGGAGCAGCCGACCGTGCGCTTCCAGCACCAGGTGCTCCTCGTGGCCCTGCTGGGGCCGGAGCACGGCGGGTTCCTGGCCTGGAGCACGTTCCCCGCCTTCAACCGGCTGCAGGGGGATCACCTGCGCGTCCCGCTCGTTTCG TCTAGAGAAGAAGACAGGAACCAGGATGGGAAAATGGACATGTTACACTTTAAGCTGGAGCTTCCTCTGCAGCCCACAGAGCACGTGCTTGGTGTGCAGCTCATCTTGACCTTCTCCTACCAATTGCAC AGGATGTCAACCTTTGTGATGCAGAGCATGGCATTTCTCCAGTCTTCCTTTGCTGTTCCTGGGTCCCAGCTGTATGTCAATGGAGACCTAAGGTTGCAGCAGAAGCAGCCGCTAGGCTACCGTGGCCTAGATGTCCGATATAAT GTGTCTGTGATCAATGGGACCAGCCCTTTTGCCTACGACTATGACCTAACCCACATTGTTGCTGCCTACCAGGAAAGGAATG TTACCACCGTCCTGAATGACGCCAACCCCATCTGGCTGGTGGGCAGGGCCGCAGAAGCTCCATTTGTGATTAATGCTGTCATCCGATACCCTGTGGAAGTCATTTC TTACCAGCCAGGATTCTGGGAGATGGTGAAGTTTGCCTGGGTCCAGTATGTCAGCATCTTGCTCATCTTCCTCTGGGTGTTCAAGAGAatcaaaatatttgtgtttcagaATCAAGTGGTGACTACAATCCCTGTAAGGGCCATGCCCCCGGGAGAAGTCTATAAGGAGCACTTATCCTAA
- the Gabarapl2 gene encoding gamma-aminobutyric acid receptor-associated protein-like 2, with protein sequence MKWMFKEDHSLEHRCVESAKIRAKYPDRVPVIVEKVSGSQIVDIDKRKYLVPSDITVAQFMWIIRKRIQLPSEKAIFLFVDKTVPQSSLTMVQLYEKEKDEDGFLYVAYSGENTFGFQGPVLG encoded by the exons ATGAAGTGGATGTTCAAGGAGGACCACTCGCTGG AACATAGATGCGTGGAATCCGCGAAGATCCGAGCGAAGTATCCTGACCGGGTTCCA GTGATTGTGGAAAAAGTCTCTGGCTCTCAGATTGTTGATATTGACAAACGGAAGTACTTGGTTCCATCTGACATCACTGTGGCCCAGTTCATGTGGATCATCAGGAAAAGGATCCAGCTTCCTTCTGAAAAGGCAATCTTCTTGTTTGTGGATAAGACAGTCCCACAGTCCAG cCTAACTATGGTACAGCTTTACGAGAAGGAAAAAGATGAAGATGGATTCTTGTATGTGGCCTACAGCGGAGAGAACACTTTTGGCTTCCAAGGGCCAGTGCTGGGCTAG